A DNA window from Hevea brasiliensis isolate MT/VB/25A 57/8 chromosome 2, ASM3005281v1, whole genome shotgun sequence contains the following coding sequences:
- the LOC110671029 gene encoding F-box/FBD/LRR-repeat protein At1g13570 yields MNMRHREPPKFPCIETELDRISSLPGHILDQILSQLSIRDAVRTSALSRKWRYKWAKIPHLVFDNNCVPNPSQDQTLIKNKLVNIVDHVLLLHTGPIHKFKLSHRDLLGVSDIDRWILHLSRSSIKEFILEIWKGQRYKVPSSLFSFEHLIHLELFNCLLKPPLSFKGFRNLKSLDLQHITLTQQVFENLILSCPLLERLTLMNFDGFTHLNINAPNLQFFDIGGVYDDVSFENTFQLTLISIGLYVNVKNDRNVVHGNSSKLLRFFANLPHIRRLEVQSFFLKYLSVGNIPSRLPRPCIDLNYLSMRINFNDMEENSAALCLLRSSPNVQELEMLARPEEQTSMGTISNFWEDDHWDSLFGQLRLVKIVGISGVKSELDFINFLLSNSPVLERMTVKPASNDGGWELLKELLRFRRASVRAEIIYLDP; encoded by the exons ATGAATATG AGGCATAGAGAACCACCAAAATTCCCTTGCATAGAGACAGAGCTAGACAGAATCAGCAGCTTACCAGGTCATATTTTGGACCAAATTTTATCGCAGCTGTCAATTAGAGATGCAGTGAGAACAAGTGCTTTGTCAAGGAAATGGAGGTATAAATGGGCTAAAATTCCCCATCTTGTGTTTGATAATAATTGTGTCCCAAATCCATCTCAAGATCAAACTCTCATAAAAAACAAGCTTGTCAACATTGTTGATCATGTTCTCTTACTTCATACTGGCCCAATACACAAGTTCAAACTTTCTCACCGAGATCTTCTAGGTGTTAGTGATATTGATCGATGGATTCTTCATTTATCAAGAAGCTCTATTAAAGAATTCATACTTGAAATATGGAAGGGACAGCGCTACAAAGTACCATCTTCTTTATTCTCATTTGAACATCTGATACATTTGGAGCTATTCAATTGTTTGCTAAAACCTCCTTTATCATTCAAAGGGTTCCGGAATTTGAAGAGCCTTGACCTTCAGCACATTACCCTGACTCAGCAAGTGTTTGAAAATCTAATTCTTAGCTGCCCTCTGCTTGAGAGGTTGACATTGATGAACTTTGATGGTTTCACTCACCTTAACATCAATGCTCCAAACCTTCAATTTTTTGACATTGGAGGGGTTTATGACGATGTCAGTTTTGAGAATACCTTTCAGTTAACTCTCATCTCAATTGGCttgtatgtaaatgtaaaaaatgACCGAAATGTGGTTCATGGGAACTCTAGTAAATTGCTCAGGTTCTTTGCTAATCTACCTCATATTCGAAGGCTCGAGGTTCAGAGTTTCTTTTTGAAG TATTTGTCTGTTGGCAACATTCCTAGCAGATTGCCAAGACCGTGCATTGATCTGAATTACCTTTCTATGCGCATAAATTTCAATGATATGGAGGAAAATTCAGCTGCCTTGTGTCTTTTAAGAAGTTCTCCTAACGTGCAAGAACTGGAGATGCTG GCACGCCCAGAGGAACAAACTTCTATGGGAACAATATCTAACTTTTGGGAGGATGACCATTGGGACAGTCTCTTTGGCCAACtacgacttgtgaaaattgttggCATTTCTGGTGTCAAATCTGAACTTGATTTCATTAACTTTCTGCTCTCAAACTCACCTGTTCTTGAGAGAATGACTGTTAAGCCAGCTTCCAATGATGGAGGATGGGAGTTGCTAAAAGAATTGCTGCGATTCCGTCGGGCTTCAGTGAGAGCAGAAATCATTTATCTTGACCCGTAA